The following are encoded together in the Girardinichthys multiradiatus isolate DD_20200921_A chromosome X, DD_fGirMul_XY1, whole genome shotgun sequence genome:
- the LOC124862550 gene encoding matrix Gla protein-like isoform X1: protein MRSLLQFLALCAVVSLCVCYDSHESNESHEDLFVPRNRANSFFSGNRRTPPRGNRYNQYDMRNRKSPAEIRAETCEDHNPCRFYAYRFGFQQAYQRFFGTRNPPQQSYRPTVTRRF, encoded by the exons ATGAGGAGCCTCCTTCAGTTCCTGGCCCTCTGCGCTGtggtgtccctctgtgtctgcTATG ATTCTCATGAAAGCAATGAATCTCATGAAG ATTTATTTGTGCCTCGAAATCGAGCCAACTCCTTCTTCTCGGGCAACAGGCGTACCCCACCCAGAGGGAACCGCTACAACCAGTACGACATGAG GAACAGAAAGTCTCCTGCAGAGATCCGTGCAGAGACCTGTGAAGACCACAATCCCTGTCGCTTCTACGCCTATCGCTTTGGCTTCCAGCAGGCCTACCAGAGATTCTTCGGAACCCGAAACCCTCCGCAGCAGTCCTACAGACCGACCGTGACTCGTCGGTTCTAA
- the LOC124862550 gene encoding matrix Gla protein-like isoform X2: MRSLLQFLALCAVVSLCVCYDLFVPRNRANSFFSGNRRTPPRGNRYNQYDMRNRKSPAEIRAETCEDHNPCRFYAYRFGFQQAYQRFFGTRNPPQQSYRPTVTRRF; the protein is encoded by the exons ATGAGGAGCCTCCTTCAGTTCCTGGCCCTCTGCGCTGtggtgtccctctgtgtctgcTATG ATTTATTTGTGCCTCGAAATCGAGCCAACTCCTTCTTCTCGGGCAACAGGCGTACCCCACCCAGAGGGAACCGCTACAACCAGTACGACATGAG GAACAGAAAGTCTCCTGCAGAGATCCGTGCAGAGACCTGTGAAGACCACAATCCCTGTCGCTTCTACGCCTATCGCTTTGGCTTCCAGCAGGCCTACCAGAGATTCTTCGGAACCCGAAACCCTCCGCAGCAGTCCTACAGACCGACCGTGACTCGTCGGTTCTAA